A single region of the Polyodon spathula isolate WHYD16114869_AA chromosome 5, ASM1765450v1, whole genome shotgun sequence genome encodes:
- the sanbr gene encoding uncharacterized protein KIAA1841 homolog: protein MSHFCSVNNNFPCDNNGMVLDMILSSLWGVPQPINWENVARLVPGFTPKECARRFEELKNNGTLPYIDNQCNPLMASGGSPTETLSAYIKSTLMDSYGELGETRSSQNTISVTGLPGAPLGRNVSVKNENNCTDQEGEKTEVNQGPNMVIHVCDEAKSLKQDFVCPRDLLINEMKYFAEYLSVDAQRWEEVDISVHCDVQIFDWLMSYVKRNGTTTENNGQPKLEPSNVISILISSEFLKMDSLVEECIQFCHKHMSEIVATPCSMNCINSNLATRISDLFTHNEADDIKDKKDKLKSKLFHKKIERLFDPEFKNPDSPGNASTLYRCSVCNKLLTKETEKKVSCVPGKINIDMHGNIIYNHIRDKSWEVHEYLSCLYEELNSWSLVYWRIWGTINYLTCSRCKQVFLCTDLSHCRYHPEPVHYPSVTSELGSPGIGLYPCCKQKVLRFDPTKIPKGCQEKDHVVNISGSGDCGGNQTDAPQTRLLNDLLMHREAVCVPYPSDPQSDAGSVGSEEKALDCDILLEPSPLRGQKTGEVTAFSMLKNLSLQLPCLLSEDEDYTTGSEVTEDEVGDEEETSKKQGAKKARKVSKPLKRQMSSPSFQRKEKTPEKAPTRDTTAFTVSIPKSKWDSTRSMRYNQDAQREEDQRRMVEIIGHLTKIRFGDMDRKSKETKEYAGGIYSRLESQFKSTLQANTRQPSTEKNIRPKTRFGQTRPT, encoded by the exons ATGAGCCACTTTTGTTCTGTAAATAACAACTTCCCATGTGATAATAATGGGATGGTTTTGGATATGATTTTAAGTTCCCTTTGGGGCGTACCTCAGCCCATAAACTGGGAGAACGTTGCAAGACTTGTGCCAGGCTTCACACCCAAAGAG TGTGCAAGGAGATTTGAAGAACTGAAAAACAATGGCACATTGCCCTATATTGATAACCAGTGCAATCCTCTAATGGCCAGTGGTGGGTCCCCCACAGAAACATTGTCTGCATACATTAAATCCACACTGATGGACTCATATGGAGAACTTGGGGAAACTCGAAGCAGTCAGAACACTATCTCAGTAACAG GTCTGCCTGGAGCACCTTTAGGGAGAAATGTATCTGTAAAGAATGAAAACAATTGCACTGATCAGGAAGGAGAGAAAACTGAAGTAAATCAAGG GCCAAACATGGTGATTCATGTTTGTGATGAAGCCAAAAGCTTAAAGCAAGATTTTGTTTGCCCACGTGACCTCCTCATCAACGAGATGAAGTACTTTGCTGAGTACCTGTCAGTGGATGCGCAGCGCTGGGAGGAGGTAGACATCTCAGTGCACTGCGATGTCCAAATCTTCGATTGGCTCATGAGCTACGTGAAGAGGAATGGAACAACCACTGAAAACAATGGCCAGCCCAAACTAG AACCGTCTAATGTGATTTCAATCCTAATATCTTCAGAATTTCTGAAGATGGATTCATTA gttgaagAATGCATCCAGTTCTGTCATAAACACATGAGTGAAATTGTAGCTACACCTTGCAGCATGAACTGCATCAATTCTAACTTAGCTACACGGATCTCAGACCTGTTCACTCACAATGAAGCTGATGACATAAAAGACAAAAAGGATAAATTGAAAAG CAAATTGTTCCATAAAAAGATTGAGAGACTTTTTGACCCTGAGTTTAAGAATCCCGATTCCCCAGGAAATGCTTCTACCCTTTACAG ATGTAGTGTTTGCAATAAATTGCTGACCAAGGAAACTGAGAAAAAGGTCTCCTGTGTTCCAGGGAAAATCAACATTGATATGCATGGAAATATTATATACAACCACATCAG AGATAAAAGCTGGGAAGTTCATGAATATTTAAGCTGCTTATATGAGGAACTGAATTCCTGGAGTCTTGTGTACTGGAGGATTTGGGGAACCATCAACTACCTGACCTGTTCTCGATGCAAACAA GTGTTTTTGTGCACTGACTTGTCTCACTGCCGCTATCACCCTGAGCCAGTGCACTACCCAAGTGTTACCAGTGAGCTGGGCTCCCCTGGTATTGGGCTTTACCCCTGCTGTAAGCAGAAAGTGCTGCGTTTCGACCCCACTAAGATTCCTAAA ggatGTCAAGAGAAAGACCATGTAGTGAATATATCTGGCAGTGGCGACTGCGGTGGTAATCAGACTGATGCACCTCAAACAAGACTTCTGAACGACCTACTAATGCACAGGGAGGCAGTCTGTGTGCCGTACCCTTCAGATCCACAAAG TGATGCAGGCTCAGTAGGTTCAGAAGAAAAAGCCCTTGATTGTGATATATTGCTGGAGCCCAGTCCGTTGAGGGGACAGAAAACTGGGGAGGTTACAGCT TTTTCAATGCTGAAAAATTTGAGCTTGCAGCTG cCGTGTTTGCTGTCAGAAGATGAAGATTATACCACAGGGTCAGAGGTAACGGAAGATGAGGTCGGAGACGAAGAAGAAACATCCAAGAAACAAG GTGCTAAAAAAGCCAGGAAAGTTTCCAAGCCGCTAAAGAGACAGATGTCGTCCCCGAGCTTTCAAAGGAAGGAAAAAACACCAGAAAAG GCACCTACTCGAGATACAACAGCTTTCac CGTAAGTATTCCGAAAAGTAAATGGGACAGCACTCGCTCCATGCGATATAACCAAGATGCTCAAAGGGAAGAAG ATCAAAGAAGAATGGTTGAAATTATTGGGCATCTCACCAAGATAAGATTTGGAGACATGGATCGTAAGTCTAAGGAAACAAAAGAA TATGCAGGTGGCATTTACTCAAGACTTGAATCTCAGTTTAAATCAACTTTACAAGCAAACACTCGTCAACCCAGCACAGAGAAGAACATTAG gcCCAAGACCCGTTTTGGCCAGACACGACCAACGTAG
- the LOC121315313 gene encoding cancer-associated gene 1 protein-like has translation MDHVKNKTPVAKRLAARPTGILNNTEIPMPGVTGVAIPGPETRTAPAKVAVPRSSIITKEKSYQPRSAKDKSIQVSLDNQIILHERNTALEKEVLQLKSDLKDKESAISSCNKLIQDKNLECVQLVEAERQLHVETKDKLRETERLAQERIKLYHDCTRSYEKSIEELKHEHEVTVAAFKERNGSEIYSRDEKIRKLKQQISDIHQEKSRERQQQLEELRKELNRLTEEANNLKRRLKTEQVPKMECKNCKFLTLRLEEKNSQLLLKDRTIEELQSLCKRFGKQLTQQDKLLRMSDERDMSSELNKV, from the exons ATGGatcatgtgaaaaataaaacacccgTTGCAAAACGACTAGCTGCAAGACCAACTGGGATTTTAAACAATACTGAGATACCGATGCCTGGTGTGACTGGCGTGGCAATACCCGGGCCAGAGACAAGAACAGCTCCTGCAAAGGTGGCAGTACCAAGGTCAAGTATCATCACTAAAGAGAAAAGTTATCAGCCTAGGTCAGCCAAAGATAAATCTATCCAG GTATCTCTTGATAATCAAATAATTTTACATGAAAGAAATACAGCACTAGAGAAAGAGGTCTTGCAACTAAAATCTGACTTGAAGGACAAGGAGTCGGCCATATCCAGCTGTAACAAGTTGATACAGGACAAG AATTTGGAATGCGTTCAGTTGGTTGAAGCTGAAAGACAACTCCACGTTGAAACCAAAGACAAACTGAGGGAAACAGAAAGGTTAGCGCAAGAGAGGATAAAACTGTATCACGACTGCACAAGAAGTTATGAAAAATCTATCGAAGAGCTAAAACATGAG CATGAAGTTACTGTTGCAGCGTTTAAGGAAAGAAATGGATCAGAAATATACAGCAGGGACGAAAAGATCCGCAAATTGAAACAACAAATTTCAGATATTCATCAAGAAAAATCACG GGAGCGTCAGCAACAGCTTGAAGAACTCAGGAAAGAGTTGAACAGACTGACAGAAGAGGCTAACAACCTAAAGAGAAGACTGAAGACAGAACAAGTTCCCAAAATG GAATGTAAAAACTGCAAGTTTTTGACCTTAAGACTAGAAGAAAAAAACTCACAGCTTCTACTGAAAGACAGGACCATAGAAGAACTACAGAGCCTTTGCAAGAGATTTGGGAAACAGCTGACACAGCAA GATAAGCTACTAAGAATGTCAGATGAGAGGGACATGTCATCTGAACTGAATAAGGTGTAA
- the LOC121316140 gene encoding peroxisomal membrane protein PEX13-like has protein sequence MAPQPPPKPWETRIPAAFQSSDLGPSVLTRPGPPVLARVPPPVPPRATRQIGGSSLTGYRPAYSSLSSLYSPSGSSLYGGIGGYSPLSYGYGGGLGYNRFRNDEIPSSRFVQHAEESSRGAFQSIESIVHAFSSVSMMMDATFSAVYNSFRAVLDVANHFSRLKVHFTKVFSAFALVRTLRYLYRRLQRLMGLRRDLEAEDLWLDSARSEVAAGANEKAANSVKSWPIFMFFAVVLGGPYLIWKLLSSVDGSEETGSTNWSNGDDDHVVARVEYDFNAASEEEISVRVGDMLNLAPKEQQPRVRGWLLASLDGQTTGLVPANYVQILGKRRGRKQAEMERIAEQQQVFNNTQQTAGAVGPAETLADQEVALESVFTETRGHSGGLSSPESV, from the exons ATGGCACCCCAGCCTCCTCCGAAGCCATGGGAAACACGGATTCCAGCTGCTTTTCA gtcTTCGGATTTAGGACCTAGTGTTCTGACAAGACCAGGCCCCCCTGTCCTTGCCAGAGTCCCTCCACCGGTTCCCCCAAGAGCAACTCGGCAGATTGGAGGCAGCAGCCTGACGGGCTACAGACCAGCTTACAGCTCCCTTTCTTCTTTATATAGCCCCAGTGGGAGCTCATTATATGGTGGCATTGGTGGCTACAGCCCATTAAGCTATGGTTATGGGGGAGGCCTTGGGTACAACAGGTTTCGAAACGATGAAATTCCTTCCAGTCGGTTTGTGCAGCATGCGGAGGAGAGCAGTAGAGGAGCCTTTCAGTCCATCGAGAGCATCGTCCATGCGTTCTCCTCTGTTAGCATGATGATGGATGCTACCTTTTCAGCAGTTTATAACAGTTTCAGAGCGGTGTTGGATGTGGCCAACCACTTCTCAAGGCTCAAAGTCCATTTCACCAAAGTGTTTTCTGCGTTTGCACTGGTCAGGACTCTGCGCTACCTGTACAGGAGACTGCAGAGGCTGATGGGCCTGCGGAGAGACTTGGAGGCTGAAGACCTGTGGTTGGACAGCGCCAGGTCAGAGGTTGCTGCCGGAGCCAATGAAAAAGCTGCTAACTCTGTCAAATCCTGGCCAATCTTCATGTTTTTCGCAGTTGTTCTTGGAGGACCGTACCTCATATGGAAGCTGCTGAGTTCTGTTGACGGGTCTGAGGAAACAG gtTCCACAAACTGGTCGAATGGAGACGATGACCATGTGGTTGCAAGGGTGGAATATGACTTCAATGCTGCCTCAGAAGAAGAAATTTCTGTTCGTGTTGGGGACATGCTGAATCTGGCTCCAAAGG aaCAACAGCCTAGAGTGCGTGGCTGGCTCTTGGCTAGTCTGGATGGCCAGACAACAGGACTTGTTCCAGCCAACTATGTTCAAATTCTTGGCAAAAGAAGGGGAAGGAAGCAAGCAGAAATGGAGAGGATCGCAGAGCAACAGCAGGTGTTTAACAACACACAGCAAACTGCAGGAGCAGTGGGACCAGCTGAGACCCTGGCAGACCAGGAGGTAGCATTGGAGTCAGTGTTCACAGAGACACGAGGACATTCAGGAGGGCTTTCCAGTCCAGAGTCTGTTTAA